In Bacteroidales bacterium, a single genomic region encodes these proteins:
- a CDS encoding glycosyltransferase has translation MLSFGSGTVPAGTDVPMLHLGNVANNNLLSIIYNCADVFVIPSLEEAFGQTALEAMSCGIPVVGFNTGGIPDMIQDGITGYRLGKKGNVISLADSIKWCNLNEKEYRYMANCREKVLEGFTLENQAEKYMNIYKTLI, from the coding sequence TTGTTAAGCTTTGGTTCGGGCACAGTACCTGCCGGTACAGATGTTCCTATGCTTCATCTTGGTAATGTTGCAAATAACAATCTGCTTTCGATAATATACAATTGTGCCGATGTCTTCGTAATACCATCGCTGGAAGAAGCTTTTGGACAAACCGCCCTGGAGGCAATGTCATGTGGCATTCCTGTTGTCGGATTCAATACTGGGGGAATACCTGATATGATTCAGGACGGAATCACAGGCTACCGCCTTGGAAAAAAAGGCAATGTTATTTCTCTGGCAGATTCTATAAAATGGTGTAACCTGAATGAGAAAGAATATAGGTATATGGCAAATTGCCGTGAAAAAGTATTGGAAGGATTTACACTGGAAAATCAGGCTGAAAAATATATGAATATTTACAAAACTTTAATCTGA